The window ttataaagacatttgaaatttatattatttgttatcTGTGAGTGTTTTCTGACTTTTAAACTTTTGTAGTGTAATGGATCTTGCTAATCAGGCAAGATTAAATAGATTTAGGAAGGAGTTATTAAAAGCTAAAAGGTCTAATATATATGCTGATTTTGTTGAACAATGTACATCAATAATTAGAAATAGTAGTCAATTTGCAGAATCTATAATAATCATGTTGTTCAAccgaaaatataaatataaattctaaaaataatttacatgAAAACACCCACTTAAACCTAGATATTTCTACATTTAACCTTATTGACATACCTATTGGAGGACATGCAACAGTCCATTCCACTGTCAATGTTGAAGGATATTTACAGACAATTTTTATGGATCCTATTAGAACTTTTTCTATAGTTAGTTCCACAAACTTAAcatgtagaaaaagaaaaaacaatgcTGGTCATTTTCTTTCTACAAATATTGCAACAAATtgtgaaaataattattgaaCGGCCAGTGGCAACGAATATCACAATGATttgagaaaatcaaggaatGCTTCTGATGTCAACCTCCACGGtaaatatttattcttttgaaattGTATATtctaaactttaatttttttgttctacTTCTAATTACAAAACATAATATGAAATTTATGCTACTGAAGTTAATTATGACAAAAAATACGAAGGTGATATGCAGGCGCCAAACTTTGAATTCAATAACAAACAACTTGCAAGATAACAATCAAATGAAACAACAAATGAAACACATCTTAGTAAGTATAACCATAACAAACCAAACATATCATGTAATCTTAACACATTACATAAACATTATTATTAATGTacatttaactttatttttttacaaatgCATTTAATAGGAAAATGCTATTCACTTTTTTCCTTCGATGGTCCTAATTACATTAGCTCCTTTTGTGGTGCTTATATGTGGTACGATGAAAAGGTGGATatatcaaagaaaaatataaatccaATTTTCACTCTTCGTTGTCTAGAAGGTATAGTTAAAATATCTCCCTTTGGATGcacacctttttcttttggataaTTTGCTTAATGGTAATGCAGATCATGGTGTCTTGTAATTTAAAGACAATATTAGAATGAATAATAGTATATTCCAATTTACTTCTTTAGATagaaaacttgataattcaataaaaaaatagtcGAGGACCAtgcatattcaaaattaatggACAAACTCATCACAAAATAAGTTCTTTACTTCCAATAAATGGTAACAAACCTAAGTTTGCTCAATTGTACATTTATGACACGAAAAATGAAATCCCAAATAGGAtggaaattttttatgttgaCAATGAATATATTATCCTTAATAGATCTATTGTTGAAAGATTGAGGAAAATGCTTGatgaaaacaatcaaattgtcaaagtttttaaattacttaGAGATAGGTTCAAAGAAACAAATTAGGCACCTCTTAACCTAAGACTTATAGGATCTTGAAATAGGAAAGAACCAAATTATGGACCAGCAACTGGTTCTGAAATTGTTGGTTTGATAGTAGGAGACATAGGAGAATATGATAGTCATTGAGACATCATTGTTGAGCATGTTACTGAAGGTCTTAAACGTATAAGTGAACTCCATCCTTCTTTTATGGCAATCCaatatccttttcttttcctttatggTGATAATggatataatattaatataaattatgttgactcacccaaaaagcaaagaacataaagaaaaaatgtgaTCATGAGAGaatattatgtatatataatccAACAACGAATGGTTGTTCAGAATACAATACCAAGAAGATCTAGACTTTTCTAACAATTTTTTGTAAATGCATTTGTAGCCATAGAAGAGGAAAGATTATTATACataataaacaattaaaaaaatttaagatcttaaatatataaaggTTTAAAAGATGCATTTGCATGAGGTGACACCAATGCAAATAcagttgagaaaaaaataatattatcttCAAGTTTTGCTAGTGGCCTTAGATACTTACTACAAAACTATCAGGATGTAATGGCTATTTGTAGATATTATGGTTGTCTTGACCTTTTCATTACATTTACATGTAATGCACGTTGGAAAGAAATATAAGAAGCTTTGAGTTTGATTCCGCATAAAAAACCTGAAGATAGACTTGATATAACAGTGAGGGGTTTTAGAGTGAAGCTTCGTTATTTCATGGAAGATATAATGAAACATAACCATTTAGGTCCTACTACAGTTGGTAAGCTAGTtatataaattacaaaaacatattttcGTAAGTGATGACTcatttaataatgataatgCAACTATTCTTATCTACATACtaacataattattttaatttctattttcagTTACATACaccattaaatttgaaaaacgaTGATTGTCACATGTCCACATTCTTCTATGGTTACATAAAGATCACAAACCTTCATGTCCTAAAGATGTAGATAAAATTATATCAGCtgaattacaaaaaaaaaaatctagacTTAGTAGCCTATCAAGCAATTGCAGACTACATGGTTCATGGACCATGCTGTCCTGCACGACCAACATCCCCATGCATGAATAAAGACactatttcaaattttatccaaaacaATTTCAATCCAATATGATACTTAATAAAGATGGATTTCCAATATATAAAAGAAGAGACATACCACACAactttgtaataaaaaatggaATTCAAATAGATAATAAGTTTGTTGTTCCACATAATGTTGATTTGGTTGTCAAATATCAATGGCATGTTAATGTTGAGATTTGTGGTCGGTCTAGGGCTATCAAATATTTACTCAAATATATCAATAATGGACCAGATAGAGCAGGAGTTGTCTTCCAAAATAACAATTCAACTACTGAAAAcaatcaacaagaaaaattgaaatagatgaaatcaaaacatatttaGATTGTAGATATTTATCAGCTTATGAAACATGTTGGAGAATTTTTGCATTGCCAATACATAATTGAGAAcctataatttaaagattgaTCATTCATTTACCagataaacaaaatgttttctttCATGACAATGCAGATTTATCTAGAGTAATTCATGGACTTAACATAAACAAAACTCCTTTTACAAAATGGATGGTTACTAACCAAATCAATCAACATGCTAGACAATTACTTTACATATACTTTCCAATTGAACATGTATGGCATAAACAAGAGACAAAATGGAAGAGAAGACAACAAGGTAAATGCATTGGTAGAATAAATTATATACATCCAacgataaaaaaattatattatttaaggTTATTAGTAAATGTAGTCAAAGGAGCAACAAGTTATCAACATATTAGAACAATAGATAACATTGTTTATCCAACATACCAAGCAATATGCCAAGCATTAGGATTGTTAGGAAATGACCACGAATGGAATGATGCATTAATTCAAGCTTCACAATGGGCTTTAAGCCAAGAACTAAGATAATTATTTGTAACTATCCTAATGTTTTGTCAAGTATTAGATCTGATAACACTTTGGAAAAATAATTGGCGCTTATTTGCAGATGATATTGAATATAGATTAAGACATGCATTCGGATCATTACAATATACAATTCtagaaaatgatttaaaaaataatgtacTAATTGCTTTAGACGATATTTTCAACAAGAATTGTAGCTCTTTATCAGACTTTAAATTGCTTATGCCAAACCAAGCAACCATGTTTTTTCAACAAAACTGATCGATACATGAGGAAATGAATTATATTTTAGTTGAATTTCAACAATTATACCTAAAATTACTTTCAAACCTTAATGAAGaacaaatgaaaatatatCAATGTGTAAAACAATCAGTAGAGGCAATGAAGGACCAATGATATTTGTGTATGAACATGGAGGTACAGGTAAATCTTATTTATGGAATACCATTATATCAGGAATATGTTCAACAGGTAAAATAGTCCTAGTAGTAGCTTCTTCTAGAATTGCATCTTTATTATTACCAAGTGGTAGAACAACTCACTCAAGATTTAAAATACCTATCATAGTCAATGAATGCTCAACATGTCAAAcaacaaaaggaagaaaacttGCTAGATTGATTGAGGCATGTAGTTTGATAGTATGGGATGAAGCCCTGATAGTtcataaatattgttttaaagTTGTATACAAATCTTTAAGAGATCTCATTGAACAAAATAGTCCTAACCAAATTGTGAAACCTTTGGGAGGAAAAACTAGTTTGTTAGGAGGAAATTCTAGACAAATATTGCCTGTTATTGAATTAGGAACAAAACTTGACATTATTGGTGCTACCATTAATCAGTCTACCTTATGGAATAATTGtaacatattttctttaagAACTAACCTGAGATTGGTAGGAAACGATCTAGATGAACAATCAAAGCAAGAAATTAACTCATTTGCACAATAGCTCTTAAACATAGGTGACGACACTTTAAACTCACTGATAGTTCAAAGTAAAGATTCATCAGAGTAGATTACATTACCAAATAATCTATTGGTACCATTAATATAAAATCCAGTAAATGATATTGTTTCTGTAGTTTATGATAACTTTGATAAATACTTTGTAAATCTTGCATACTTAAAACAAAGAGCTATTCTAACACCATATGATGAAATAATAGATTTGATAAATGCGTATACACTAGATTTAATACTAGGTTACACAAAAACATACTATAATAGTGACACAATCTCAGCGGCTACAgatcaaatatcaaaaaatgAATTGCTTTATCTAACAGAATTTCTGAACTTATTAAGATTTCTTGGTATATCTGATCACACTCTAAATTTAAAGGTAGGTTGTGTAGTCATgctattatgaaatataaatcaaaattcagGTTTATGCAATGGAACTAGGCTCATAATCGTGCAACTAGCTCCAAATATAATAGAAGGCAAAGTTATTATTGCAATTGAAACCAACAACAAATTCTTTATACCACAAATAGtattaacaataaaacacAATAAATGGCCATTTACATTCAATAGAAAACAATTTCCTGTTAGATTATGTTATGGTATGACTATTAATAAAAGCCAGGGACAAACACTAAACAAAGTTGGTTTATACTTGCCGAAACTAGTTTTTACACATGGACAATTATATGTAACTTTATGAAGAGTTACATCTCCCAATGGACTAAAAATTTTGGTTGTAGGTGATGACAAACAAGCTTTTAGCCaaacaaaaaatatcatttacaAAGAAATATTTGACAACTTAACTACAGGTTTACATCAACTCATCCATGAATATTTATACACatgtatttatattatatttttataaggaTTAATACAATTAAATGATATGTAAGCAACTACTATATTATATTCCTTTTACTTCTATCGACTATTTCctacatttttttctttattttacgatagatatttaatatttatttacacaaattttctctctctctctctctctctatatatatatatatatataNttacttctctctctctctctctctatatatatatatatatatataaaccttATAGATAACGGTCAATGTTACAAGTATTGAAAATTTCACTTTTTATGTACATATTATTTTCTGTCTTCTGATTCAAAACTCCATGTATTGCATTACTGGtcttcaattttgtttcatagttttttatatttgttgaaaaattcTTTATGCAAGTGTACTAACTTTATATCAAAAGTATTGttaactaattttcttttcatttacaATCGGTCTTACGCATATCGTATTATTTTTACATTCATTTTCTagcttttttattaataactaATATCACTTAtactttcttgctttgtttggtaaaaattaaaaaaaaaacataatcaCAATGAGTAAGCAATTCTTCGCTCAATTATGCCCATTCCAGCAAGCTATAACAATCAAGGTTCgaataatttgagtttgggaatcAATTGACCTCTCTCGATCGCAGACATTGCTTagctttgattttttgttttggtcaCAGGTGCATAAGTAAGCAATCATTTTAGAGGAAAAAAACATCTAAAACTGCTTGcaattttattgaaatatcACGTTAATCACaatgttaaatttattttattcatttttactgttctaagaaagacaaaaaattggaaaattatcCACACTTTGAGGAGCGCTAATAGTCTAGCTCATCAATTGACTAAACATAGGGTTTTAAGGGAGAATAATTTGTTAAACATCATTGCATAAACTTGAAGGCTATTTAAATTATGATTGTGGCTTTTTGGTGGTCTACTATAATTGAGTTCTATTACCTATTTCTAATTGTATTTTGCAGCTAATTAATGTGTGATGTTCTATTACCTTTTTAGTATATGCTTTATTacaacaaatatttttttcaagaatttgGTGGGTAACTGGTTGAACAGGATGATTGATGATTAATGCAAATGTGGTTATTGACTTGGCTTTTATGGTTGAGTTATCTTATTGggtattaatataattaatgcTATTATTTGGGAAAATGGGTAATTCTTAaagcttttctagttttttttttcttttgctagtggattattttgtttttatttttttatcacttgGTTAATATGCTGGCTCATAGCATGTTAATTGGTGGCTTCATTTTGTAAGGAATTACTTTTGTTTCATTATAATAATgaatactttttttaaaaaaaaaattattaacaaTACTAAAACTTATTTTATTCGTTTAcagaaaaatggaatatatttcatgattagAAACTCAAATGCAAAATAGTTTGCGTCTCGATTGAAGGAAGGTTGCTTAtatgagataaaaaaatttcaagttacAAAGCCGAGAAATTCTTTTAATCCAATTCCTAGAAATACAATGGGCATGTTCACAAGAAACACCCAAATCCAAGAAATTTGAGAAGATTTATGCCTATATCCAGCACATTACTTTGGATTTGCAGCATTCAACGATTTGAATGATAGAGTCCGTAGTGATACTATCTTGATACGTTTGACAGTTTAAACTCTAATATAAACTGCTACACAATTATggcaattttattttgaagttcaattttaatttaggACACTATCTATTCTTATTAACAATATTAATTTGATCTTTAGATTCTTTTAGAGCCTTAAATCCATGACCGCTATTGAAAAAGTTAGATTGCAAAATAAAGCAAATGATGTGAAGAAACGTGACTTATATATTGAAAACCTTAGGTAAAGAATTATTATAACAATTGCActacaatttttacttttctattTAATTATGGTTTACAAAATAACTTACCACAATAGCCATTCTTACTAGTGGAAACACGTTGAAAGCTGTTCTGCATGCCGAAAAAGTTGCTAAGATAAATGAAGACCAACTTTTAGTTGGCACAATTAGTCCCATTGTCACATTAGCTGGCGTGACAgtcaaaaaatataagagtaagaaaatttttattatagatTAACTATActgcaaataaataaaaattaactatTTTGTTCTTCAAGTATCAAATTACTTGAAACACTAATAACATTCAGCCATGGTTTTAGATGTGATTTACTTAGCTTCGTGTTCAGTAACAAAGGTATGCGTGGATCTTGACATACCAGAGGTTAGATCAATGAAACTAAGGTaatctttttgtttaaaatatttatttttctagcaaacttaaataacaaaacattccacAAAATCAATTGCAGGCATGAAGACAAACCATTCAGTGTAGAAATCAAAAATATGGAAATTCAACCTCATCACATTGCTGTTAATCAGCAGTGTGCAAAAGACTCAACAATGGCCTCCATAATAGCTGTTGACCCATCTGAAATTCAGATgaaatgcaaaaataaaaataatctgCTTAAACTTTATTGTTTCTGTGCTGGCAAATATTAGTGTTTAAGGCATGATGAAAAAGCAGCACTTCCGACGTAAGTATTTCATCTTTCAGTAACATATGTTACAaatattttgttctttattgTTGTGCATATGAGAAGACAAAACctttataaaacaaaatgacaatcATCTAAAACGATAATTGTTATATTAGATTGATATTTCTTTTCACTaagaaaatgtttaaaagCACTCCTTCAACCTGCACTAATTATTTCTACATgtacataaatataaattgatgTGCAAATGAGGCAAAAACTAATTTAGTACTCTAGTATAAATTGATTTGTGAAATGGACCCTTCActgttttttttccttttcgtTTTGCTTTTTCAACCCAtgttatgatgatttatttacaaatgatAACCCAGTTGCatgtttattattttccatCAAAAGGAGATATTTGCaagctaaaagaaaaaggcataAATTGTTGCAAGCTTCCATGCATATATTTCCATAATGTCAAAAGTGTTGTTCAGTAATCATATACTGAATAGCTTATTCTCTTTTAATAGTTAAATTACgggaataaaaatttaaagttgacacccaaaaaaaaaattactttgttgattttctttatCTATTTCCCCCACTCGTTCTGTTGCCGCCTTGTCTGAATCAGCACCGTAGAAAATTACACATAACCATCCTCAACAAGAAGCCCCTCCATCACCCATAAATACACAGGTTGCCAAGGAACATTTCCCAAACTTGACACCTTATACAATGACAGCAACAAATCAAGAGGAAGAATCCCCAATCAAAAAATCCAAGACAAGGTATGAAAGTTTTGCTTCTCAATTTATAATGTTTTCCCTCTACCTTTGCTTTGTTTCGTCCTCAGTAGATTATactctttgttttcttcaattgtttGGATGGTATCCACTTTTATTTCTGTTCCTCCTTGTGatctttttatattgttttcttGAGTTTTTTGGTATTTGCCATTCATTTGGTTTTTTATTGGTGTGTTTTAGActattaacaaaatttttgttcttttgattTGCCATTGTTCTCTTTCTTTGCTCAGTTTGCGTTTCCATTTTGTTGGCATttataaaatagtaaataCACTTTCTTCTCTAGATGTAGgccaaacacaaaaaaaataaaatagtaaattacaagaacagtctcaaactcaCAACTCTTATCACATATGCACccaaatcactctctctaaatctaagTGATGACTATTTTTTAAACCTATAGGGTCCTTTTATAATATCAAATACAATAATCTTATCCTAACTAgatttaaaaactattttaataaGGTACACaagtttaattagaattaaataattttaattaaatcacaattcaaaactatcataacataacatgGATGTTCAGAACACAAATTTCACCAACCATGACAGTTGCGACTATTTTAAGAGCCAAAAAACCCCGTCAAGAGCCTGCATGTGCAGGAGGGGATGCTTTTTCCCCCTTCTCAATTGATGTTTCAGAGTGGTTAACCAAACTGGAACGGTTCATGCAACCGTTAAAAGGATTTTTGCATTTCGGGAAAAAGGCAAATGAGATTGCAAAGTGTATGCTCTTTTGGAAGTTGTAAACGGAATCATGCACGCACTTGAAAAAGGCTTCACAAAGAAAGTCACCCAACGTGTTCTCATCAACCTAAGGAAGAAGGGTTGGCTCTGTTCCCAGGGATGATATGCCCGCCCTTTAGCTCTTCAAACGTGAAAATTGTTTGCTAAAGGAAAGTTACGTTTAGGCTTTTAAGAAAGGAAAACGTTGTTAACCTGTGTTTTTCTCAATGATGAATCATGCAATCACGTCACGTATTTGCCCAGGATGCGACggtttgggtttaaatgggaaagcatgttttcttttatgggCAGACGCTGATGCAGCTGCTGACCCAAAACTTGGCTAACCAGGTGCAATGTCTTCTCTTTTCAGACGCCCAAATCATCTCAATACCTAGTCCTCAATCGTATATTTTGCAAACAAGATTATGACTATTGGAGATTCAAACTTTGAATCTTTTATTCACATGTAGTTTGGGTGTAGAAGATCCTTTAATGTCATGGTGCTAATTCATCTTGTTGTTTGTGATTGTGTAGAAATACACTCGACCAAATTTTACAATACTAAGTACAGTATTTATTTGTACAATCTAATTATTGAATCACCATCATTTGTCTTTCTAGAAGAATGAGTTCCTCTGACTTgatgttttattttgttagaGAATGCATAAAGAACTTCGAGATATACAGGTGATGAATTTTTATTTCGAATTTCAAGttgattgattttgaaaattcaatTGTTTTACTTTTCAAATAACCGATATATATTTCTATAGCAGAAATTAATACAACGCGCGTAACCAGTAAAGAAATTATTGATCAATCATAGTCAGTGTTTGGTGAGAGCCTAGAAAACTTGAAGAGAGATAGAAAGAGATGTCAACAATCAGATGGAAAAACGATCCAGCTTGGAGTCCTATAATGTAGTCATGAATCTTATAACGGGCAACTGGGAAATGCTCCATTTGACCATATAATTACATCAAAAGCAGACTTGGAAATTTGGCTgtccatgcatttttttttctttgaatgtGAAATTCTTACGCTAAACTTCCTAGATATTATCATTGAGAAATTCGTATGATGAATTCTTTTTCAAGTGTAGCAATAACGTTGTACCTCCATTGAAGAAAGTTATGCTTGTatggaaggaaaaaaatgaaaaaaattagagaaGTCTAATCTATTTactggaaaaatgatgaaaaagagggttgaaacttgaaatcaaagcaATGCTTGATTTGGCTGGCGATAACCAAATATGCATTCTTCAATTCCCAGAGATACAAAAGATTTATGGGTATAACTTAGAAGTGCATTTAACATTCAAGTATTTGGTTCATTAGTTGATACATGATTTTCTACTTAAAGAGTAGGGTTCAAATCTCCTTCtctcaattaaaaaagaaaacttataAATGCATTTATGTAAGATCTGCAATGACAAAACCGAAAAATGTAAGCAGCAATGGGAATGAAACCACAGAACTTTCCCCATTGAAGCACTGGAAATTCTCGTTTTAGTCAATTTTCGAACATAGTACGATGATTCAGTATTGCTTTAGAAGTAACAAGATCTAATCAACTTTGatgaaaaaaaccaaaaatggGCATTGCTGCATATTTAACCATAAACTTCAACAATCACCGTGGATGGAACGAATGGATGGAACCCAAGGTCAAGGAACACCTGCTATTACAAGATTTGACAACCGTGATTTGATCTCAAAAGGATTCGGATTAGAAGATAAATTTTATCTTAGTACAATGATTAGGACTGATTTAAAATCTAGTTAATTTGTTAATCATGGAGGAAATCCAGGACAGGACAGAATCTGCCTTTCCCCACCTTTAACAAGTTAGAGTAGTTCACTTCCAAGATTGTTATCAGTAGACATGCTTTAAAAGTGCAATATGCTTTTGGTGCTTCAAAAGCacttgaaaaacaaaagagaatcAAAGGTTCGAGGAGAAGCTTGGTTGGCAAACTAATTATATTCATCCTGGTAATAAGACCTTTGTGCTTCCAGGCTCTAGCTCTAATCAGGACAAACTATGAATACTTTTTAAAAACCGACTAATGTTCAAGAAATGACACGGAATGGTTACCATCAAGTCTCAACTACTACCCAATGAATTGGTTGCGTCTTGCTGTTCTCCAGGACATCCattaattctttcttttttttaatactattaaaaagtggaaaaatatagaaaacttGGCCGAGCCTGTACCTTTCAAAGACCCGTCAACGAACACGTTTAAGTGGACTCCTGCAAATTGGAGTTTGTCCAGTCTACTAACTCTTCCACTCTCCATGTTCGCAGGTGATGACATCATTCTTGTTATATCATAGTGACAGGAAGTCTAGTCTTGGGCCCAAAATTTGGAATCTCATAAAATTCCGAGAGGTATGCTAGTAGTATTTAGGAGATATAAAAGGttaatttagcttaatttatCAGCTTAAGAATTTGAATCTCCACACTTTCCAACATTTGGATTATACATATTCGTATCTGATattgaagaataaaaattaatttcttctgtcttttgttttttgttgcttttgttatGAAGTACAAAAAATCTGTTTCACTTCATATAATTTTGCTAAAGGATGATAGCCGCcagccattttttttttagtgtaATGTTTTGGCCGAGAAAAGCAAGTGGTCATGAATGGTGGCTCAATCGAGACAGTAGGAAACTTCCCTGCAATCTTGTAtgcaaacaaaattaaaactccAATACTGAATAAACAAAGACTTGAGGACTGCTTTTGGTCACTATCTACCGTCTTTATTCGAAGACTTTGGAAATTAGGTAGGAACTAGGGATACTGTGGAAAACCTCTAACTTGATCAACAAGTCACTAACAGCACTAATGTCCTCTCTCTCTATGTATACAACATCCCGGATCACTTGCacgtaaaaaaaatttaaagagttGTAAGGTGGGGAGAAAGGAGTTGCAAAAAAATGAGGATGGGAGAGATGTGGTCTCATGTAGGCTCGACCATGGGAAGTTTGATGTTCATTTACGCCCTGTTTAAACAGTTCTTCCCTTATCACCTTCAAGACTATATTgaaaaacatttcaaaaaacttgtgagttttgcATATCCTTATGTTGAAATCACCTTTGATGAATTCACTGGGGAACGCATGAAGCGTAGTGAAGCCTACTCTGCCATAGAAACTTATCTAAGTGGCAAGTCCTCTGCCTCTGCTAAGCGGCTTAAGGCTGATGTTGTCAAAGATAGCCAGTCTGTAGTCCTTAGCATGGATTTTAATGAGGAAGTCACTGATGAGTTTCAAGGGGTCAAGGTTTGGTGGGCTGCAAGGAAAACTCCTCACAAAACTCAGCGAATTTCATGGTTTCCTGCTGATGATGAAAAGAAGTTTTACAAGCTCACAGTCCACAAAAGCTACAGAGAACTCATCACGGAGTCTTATGTTAGTCATGtgttaaaaaaaggaaaggcaATTGCAACGAAGAACCGGCAGCGAAAACTCTATTCAAACAATCCTAGTCATAATTGGTACGGATACAAAAGGACCAAGTGGAGCAATGTGGTGTTTGAGCACCCTGCAACATTTGATACTTTGGCAATGGaggcaaaaaagaaagaggaaatcAAGAACGATCTTATCAAGTTCAGCAAGGGGAAAGATTACTATGCTAGTATTGGAAAGGCCTGGAAGCGTGGATATCTCCTTTATGGTCCTCCAGGAACTGGCAAATCATCCATGATTGTTGCAATGGCAAATCTTCTAGATTATGATGTTTACGATCTTGAACTTACTGCAGTCAAGGATAACTCAGAGTTGAGAAGGCTTTTGATTGATACCTCGAGCAAGTCAATTGTAGTGATCGAGGATATTGATTGCTCCCTTGATCTTACTggccaaagagaaaaaaagaagaaggcgAAAGACAAGGATGATGAAGGGATGGATCCGATTGCAAATATGGTAaatgaagaagagaaaaaagagagtaaGGTTACTTTATCAGGGCTTTTGAATTGTAT is drawn from Theobroma cacao cultivar B97-61/B2 chromosome 4, Criollo_cocoa_genome_V2, whole genome shotgun sequence and contains these coding sequences:
- the LOC18601412 gene encoding AAA-ATPase ASD, mitochondrial is translated as MRMGEMWSHVGSTMGSLMFIYALFKQFFPYHLQDYIEKHFKKLVSFAYPYVEITFDEFTGERMKRSEAYSAIETYLSGKSSASAKRLKADVVKDSQSVVLSMDFNEEVTDEFQGVKVWWAARKTPHKTQRISWFPADDEKKFYKLTVHKSYRELITESYVSHVLKKGKAIATKNRQRKLYSNNPSHNWYGYKRTKWSNVVFEHPATFDTLAMEAKKKEEIKNDLIKFSKGKDYYASIGKAWKRGYLLYGPPGTGKSSMIVAMANLLDYDVYDLELTAVKDNSELRRLLIDTSSKSIVVIEDIDCSLDLTGQREKKKKAKDKDDEGMDPIANMVNEEEKKESKVTLSGLLNCIDGLWSACGGERIIVFTTNYVEKLDPALIRRGRMDVHIEMSYCCFDAFKVLAKNYLKIESHPLFEEIERLLGETKMAPADVAENLMPKSDYEKEETCFERLIEALKTTKEEAIKKADEEAHAKEEKEEKEKQQSEKDENEKEKSADDAKK